The following are encoded together in the Plasmodium knowlesi strain H genome assembly, chromosome: 8 genome:
- a CDS encoding formate-nitrite transporter, putative: MSKGKSKYVIDPISVKTACTSEESYIRCVEYGKGKAHYPNLSLLAKAILAGVFVGVCAHASGIAGGHFYYHKLREYVGISMSAFVYGFTFPIAFLCIIATGSDLFTGNTLAVTTALLQRKVSLLQYLRVMSISLFGNYLGAVSFAFFVSHLSGAYEKHTDVTKNHIFQFLNDIAEKKISHTFIQCICLAIGCNIFVCLAVYFVLTIKDGSGMVFSVFFAVYAFAIAGYEHIIANMYTLNLALMVEAKVTWSKVYFHNLLPTLIGNYIAGALVLACPLFYIYRNSYRDYERTRGDGSNCGLRSLSIEMQNGSNGN, encoded by the exons ATGTCAAAGGGTAAGAGTAAATATGTGATAGACCCTATAAGCGTGAAGACCGCGTGCACCAGTGAAGAGTCGTATATTCGATGCGTTGAATAtggaaaggggaaggcacATTACCCCAATTTATCGCTTCTGGCCAAGGCGATTTTGGCTGGGGTTTTCGTCGGCGTCTGCGCGCACGCCTCAGGAATAGCAG GCGGCCACTTCTACTACCACAAGCTGCGAGAGTATGTGGGCATCTCGATGAGCGCATTTGTGTATGGATTTACCTTTCCAATAGCTTTCCTGTGTATCATTGCGACTGGATCAGACCTGTTCACAGGAAATACACTAGCCGTGACGACAGCTTTACTTCAAAGGAAAGTTAGTCTACTGCAGTATCTGCGGGTAATGAGTATATCCCTCTTTGGTAATTACTTGGGAGCAGTATCCTTCGCCTTTTTCGTTTCACATTTATCAGGAGCCTACGAAAAACATACAGATGTTACTAAAAATCACATCTTTCAGTTTTTAAATGATATAgcggagaagaaaataagtcACACATTTATCCAGTGCATCTGTTTAGCCATTGGCTGTAATATCTTCGTTTGTCTAGCTGTATATTTTGTACTAACTATTAAGGACGGATCCGGCATGGTCTTTAGTGTCTTCTTCGCTGTTTACGCATTTGCCATTGCAGGATACGAGCATATTATCgcaaatatgtacacactTAACCTAGCCCTCATGGTTGAAGCTAAAGTAACATGGTCCAAAGTTTATTTTCACAACTTACTACCGACACTGATTGGGAACTAC ATTGCCGGAGCGCTTGTTCTCGCGTGCCCACTGTTCTACATTTATCGCAATAGCTATAGGGACTATGAGAGGACCCGTGGAGATGGGAGTAACTGTGGTTTGAGGAG TCTCTCCATAGAAATGCAAAACGGTAGCAATGGCAATTGA
- a CDS encoding kinetochore protein NUF2, putative, whose product MSGGGEVVPRLSFEEMRSEMSKYGVDITQGTLKNPTTEDMQGVYSMCIKHILNKDINNIRIEEFTGDLKSSMPSIDGIQILPNEGKNHLQAIGNLRFIRHCEQINRILCVENTLSYLFKPVSSHITRLINAFIHFTKYKEQIYLDNDFKIRKIEEGKSEDLALDTELKAVRNELQSLLDNYEQIKNSVLTEKNKKRDYEEEIIENQNLLNAQQSTIISLRSTKDKIVNETNELIFQFSRFRQKKEDLEDQIVPSPEKLQEYNHELKNLLLEHVSYYESDKKKNEEIKNKINVADLCLKKLVELLTCLTGHLNDTIKHHIEKKDQLKDLEKDLKTLKTDKDNLTLKKKDQEKILRDTEQYYAEQKDKWNAKVEGEEKNVVVVEKKVNQMYEKIDELNREADREAQEIDSIVKLIQDTLDNYSRNFAAIDDLTERTRNSHALLAGKVRTLVLPCAGKP is encoded by the coding sequence ATGAGCGGCGGGGGCGAGGTCGTGCCGAGGCTCAGCTTCGAGGAAATGCGGAGCGAGATGAGCAAGTACGGCGTGGACATAACGCAGGGGACACTGAAGAATCCCACGACAGAGGATATGCAGGGAGTCTACAGCATGTGTATAAAGCACATCCTCAACAAAGACATAAATAACATACGGATCGAAGAATTTACGGGGGATTTAAAAAGCTCCATGCCTTCAATTGACGGTATTCAAATTTTGCCGAACGAGGGGAAGAATCATTTGCAGGCGATTGGAAATTTACGCTTCATTCGACACTGCGAACAAATCAATAGAATACTCTGCGTGGAGAACACACTGAGCTATCTGTTCAAACCAGTGAGCAGTCACATCACCAGACTTATAAATGCATTCATCCACTTCACCAAGTATAAGGAGCAAATATATTTGGACAATGACTTCAAAATAAGGAAGATCGAAGAGGGGAAGAGTGAAGACTTAGCATTGGATACTGAACTTAAAGCAGTGAGAAATGAATTACAGTCCCTCCTAGACAACTacgaacaaataaaaaacagtGTCCTCacggagaaaaacaaaaaaagggattacGAGGAAGAAATCATCGAGAATCAAAATTTACTGAATGCACAACAGAGTACTATCATTTCGTTAAGGAGTACTAAGGATAAAATTGTGAATGAAACGAATGAACTGATATTCCAGTTTTCTCGTTTTAGacagaagaaagaagatttggAAGATCAAATTGTACCTTCTCCCGAGAAGCTACAGGAATATAATCACGAGTTAAAGAATCTTCTACTGGAACATGTGTCTTACTACGAATccgataaaaagaaaaatgaagaaattaagaataaaataaatgttgcGGATTTATGTTTGAAGAAGCTTGTTGAGCTGTTAACCTGCTTGACTGGCCACTTGAACGATACCATCAAACATCacatagaaaagaaggacCAATTGAAGGATCTGGAGAAAGACCTGAAAACATTAAAAACTGATAAGGATAATTTAACtctgaagaagaaagatCAGGAGAAAATATTGCGCGACACGGAACAGTACTATGCTGAACAGAAAGATAAATGGAATGCCAAAGtggagggggaagagaaaaacgtCGTCGTTGTGGAGAAAAAGGTCAATCAAATGTATGAAAAAATCGATGAACTAAACAGAGAGGCTGATAGGGAAGCCCAAGAAATTGACTCCATCGTGAAGCTCATTCAGGATACCCTCGACAACTACAGTCGGAACTTCGCCGCCATCGACGACTTGACCGAGCGCACGCGAAACTCCCACGCTCTCCTCGCTGGCAAAGTTCGGACTCTCGTGCTCCCGTGCGCGGGGAAACCTTAA